A single region of the Anguilla anguilla isolate fAngAng1 chromosome 17, fAngAng1.pri, whole genome shotgun sequence genome encodes:
- the LOC118216089 gene encoding mitochondrial dicarboxylate carrier-like, which produces MSGRASPRFLRRCPRLNPLAVKSAAEWTVKGVTRMDMAEKKVSRWYFGGIASCGAACCTHPLDLLKVHLQTQQEVRMRMMGMMMDVVRRDGVLALYSGLSASLCRQLSYSLTRFAIYETVRDRMWGASHGPMPFYQKVLLGAFGGLVGGFIGTPADMVNVRMQNDVKLPPELRRNYTHALDGMFRVWREEGLRKLFSGATMASSRGALVTVGQLSCYDQAKQLVLGTGVLSDNILTHFLASFIAGGCATVLCQPLDVLKTRLMNSKGEYGGVMHCLTETAKLGPMAFYKGLVPAGIRLVPQTVLTFIFLEQLRKYFGIVIIA; this is translated from the exons ATGAGCGGAAGAGCTTCGCCAAGGTTCCTGCGTCGGTGTCCCCGTCTAAACCCATTGGCTGTCAAGTCAGCGGCGGAGTGGACGGTGAAGGGAGTCACTCGGATGGACATGGCAGAGAAGAAGGTGTCTCGGTGGTACTTCGGGGGCATCGCCTCGTGCGGAGCTGCCTGCTGCACGCACCCGCTGGACCTCCTTAAG GTCCACCTGCAGACGCAGCAAgaggtgaggatgaggatgatggGGATGATGATGGACGTGGTGCGGAGGGACGGGGTCCTGGCATTGTACAGTGGGCTCAGTGCCTCCCTCTGCAGACAG CTCTCCTACTCCCTGACTCGGTTTGCCATCTACGAGACGGTGCGGGACAGGATGTGGGGCGCCAGCCACGGCCCCATGCCCTTTTACCAGAAGGTCCTGCTGGGAGCATTCGGAG GGCTTGTGGGGGGTTTCATTGGGACTCCTGCAGACATGGTTAATGTAAG GATGCAGAACGATGTGAAACTGCCACCGGAACTGAGGAGGAA CTACACTCACGCTCTGGATGGCATGTTCCGCGTGTGGAGGGAAG AGGGACTGAGGAAGCTGTTCTCTGGAGCCACTATGGCCTCCAGCAGGGGGGCACTGGTTACTGTGGGACAG CTCTCCTGCTATGACCAAGCCAAGCAGCTGGTGCTGGGCACTGGTGTCCTGTCAGACAACATCCTCACCCACTTCCTGGCCAGCTTCATTGCG GGAGGCTGTGCTACTGTCCTGTGCCAGCCCCTGGATGTGTTGAAGACCCGCCTGATGAACTCTAAAGGGGAGTATGGG GGTGTGATGCACTGCCTGACAGAGACAGCCAAACTGGGACCCATGGCCTTCTACAAG GGCCTGGTTCCGGCTGGAATCCGTTTGGTCCCTCAGACAGTGCTGACATTCATCTTCCTCGAGCAGCTGCGGAAGTACTTTGGCATCGTCATCATCGCCTGa